From the genome of Streptomyces sp. NBC_01260, one region includes:
- a CDS encoding methionine ABC transporter permease codes for MTWSEMQPLLTQGTVDTLYMVLWSAVVTVLVGLPLGVLLVLTDKGGLLRNTPVNKVIGAIVNIGRSLPFIILLIALIPFTTWVVGTFIGPTAMIVPLAVGAIPFFARLVETAVREVDHGLVEAVQSMGGSIPTIVRKVLLPQALPSLVSGVTTTVIVLIGYSAMAGAVGGEGLGSKAVTYGFQRFDNQFMLITVALLIVIVTVIQLIGDGAVRLLARRGRTTS; via the coding sequence GTGACCTGGTCCGAAATGCAGCCGCTGCTGACGCAGGGCACCGTCGACACCCTTTACATGGTGCTGTGGTCCGCGGTCGTCACCGTCCTGGTCGGACTGCCGCTCGGCGTCCTGCTCGTCCTCACCGACAAGGGCGGCCTGCTGCGGAACACCCCGGTGAACAAGGTCATCGGCGCGATCGTGAACATCGGCCGCTCGCTGCCGTTCATCATCCTGCTGATCGCCCTGATCCCCTTCACCACCTGGGTCGTCGGCACCTTCATCGGCCCGACCGCGATGATCGTGCCACTCGCCGTCGGGGCCATCCCGTTCTTCGCCCGGCTCGTCGAGACGGCGGTCCGCGAGGTCGACCACGGGCTCGTCGAGGCCGTCCAGTCCATGGGCGGATCCATCCCGACGATCGTCCGCAAGGTCCTGCTGCCGCAGGCGCTGCCGTCCCTCGTCTCCGGCGTCACCACCACCGTCATCGTGCTCATCGGCTACTCCGCGATGGCCGGCGCGGTCGGCGGCGAGGGGCTCGGCTCCAAGGCCGTCACCTACGGATTCCAGCGCTTCGACAACCAGTTCATGCTCATCACCGTCGCGCTGCTGATCGTCATCGTGACCGTGATCCAGCTGATCGGCGACGGAGCCGTACGCCTGCTGGCCCGCCGCGGCCGCACCACCTCCTGA
- a CDS encoding MetQ/NlpA family ABC transporter substrate-binding protein, with protein sequence MRKNIKITAAAAATAALAFGLTACGTDSDPASKGETGAKADTSKALVVAASPTPHADILNFVKKNLADKAGLKLEVKEFTDYVLPNTATETGQVDANFFQHQPYLDDFNKKNNTHLVSVGTVHLEPLGLYSKKVKDLGDIKSGQTIAVPNDTTNEGRALQLLAGNGLITLKDGVGTSAKLSDITDKKGLKFKELEAATVPRALNDVDAAVINGNYAIEAKLKPAKDALALEKADGNPYANIVAVKKGNEQDARVQKLVKLLHSDEVKKFLEDSYQGSVIPAFGSAAKS encoded by the coding sequence GTGCGCAAGAACATCAAGATCACCGCAGCTGCCGCCGCCACCGCCGCCCTCGCCTTCGGCCTCACCGCCTGCGGTACGGACTCCGACCCGGCGTCCAAGGGCGAGACCGGCGCCAAGGCCGACACCTCCAAGGCCCTCGTCGTCGCCGCGTCCCCGACGCCGCACGCCGACATCCTGAACTTCGTCAAGAAGAACCTGGCGGACAAGGCCGGTCTCAAGCTGGAGGTCAAGGAGTTCACGGACTACGTCCTGCCGAACACCGCCACCGAAACCGGCCAGGTCGACGCCAACTTCTTCCAGCACCAGCCCTACCTCGACGACTTCAACAAGAAGAACAACACCCATCTGGTCTCCGTCGGCACCGTGCACCTGGAGCCCCTTGGTCTCTACTCCAAGAAGGTCAAGGACCTGGGCGACATCAAGTCCGGCCAGACCATCGCCGTACCGAACGACACCACCAACGAGGGCCGCGCACTCCAGCTGCTCGCGGGCAACGGCCTGATCACCCTCAAGGACGGCGTCGGCACCAGCGCCAAGCTGAGCGACATCACCGACAAGAAGGGTCTCAAGTTCAAGGAGCTGGAGGCCGCAACCGTCCCCCGCGCCCTGAACGACGTCGACGCCGCCGTCATCAACGGCAACTACGCCATCGAGGCCAAGCTCAAGCCGGCCAAGGACGCCCTGGCGCTCGAAAAGGCCGACGGCAACCCGTACGCCAACATCGTCGCCGTGAAGAAGGGCAACGAGCAGGACGCCCGCGTCCAGAAGCTCGTGAAGCTCCTCCACTCCGACGAGGTCAAGAAGTTCCTCGAGGACAGCTACCAGGGGTCGGTCATCCCGGCCTTCGGTTCCGCAGCCAAGTCCTGA
- a CDS encoding GNAT family N-acetyltransferase produces the protein MLCLYTVFGMELRMTSTFPDISISTDRLVLRPFDMADVPAYIEMMNDELVTAWTEAPHPYTQVDAERWVRRIAPAQRTKGDGIVFAVTEFLTQRLVGSVRLHNTDWRTLATEAAYITAPWARGEGYATESVLALAQWLFRDQGFERIELRTAADNTASQQVAQKLGCISEGILRNARIARSQTEDGGWADIRTDLIVWGLLPEDLEGVAEQLADAGGYGTYNDWN, from the coding sequence ATGCTGTGCCTTTACACGGTCTTCGGCATGGAGCTGCGCATGACTTCCACCTTTCCGGACATCTCCATCAGCACGGATCGGTTGGTGCTGCGCCCCTTCGACATGGCGGACGTCCCCGCGTACATCGAGATGATGAACGACGAACTCGTCACCGCCTGGACCGAGGCACCCCACCCCTACACCCAGGTCGACGCCGAACGCTGGGTCCGCAGGATCGCTCCCGCACAGCGCACCAAGGGTGACGGCATCGTCTTCGCCGTCACCGAGTTCCTCACCCAGCGCCTCGTCGGCTCGGTCCGGCTGCACAACACCGACTGGCGGACCCTGGCCACCGAGGCCGCCTACATCACCGCCCCCTGGGCGCGCGGTGAGGGATACGCCACCGAGTCCGTGCTGGCCCTCGCCCAGTGGCTCTTCCGCGACCAGGGCTTCGAGCGGATCGAGCTGCGCACCGCCGCCGACAACACCGCCTCCCAGCAGGTCGCCCAGAAGCTCGGCTGCATCAGCGAGGGAATCCTGCGCAACGCCCGCATAGCCCGCTCACAGACCGAGGACGGAGGATGGGCCGACATCAGAACCGATCTGATCGTCTGGGGCCTGCTCCCCGAGGACCTCGAGGGAGTCGCCGAGCAGCTCGCCGACGCCGGTGGATACGGTACGTACAACGACTGGAACTGA
- the cbiE gene encoding precorrin-6y C5,15-methyltransferase (decarboxylating) subunit CbiE, whose translation MADRVTVIGWDGSPLTRAATAALSAATLVAGAAHHLALPEVPQGAERIRLGSIDLAARRIAGHRGSAVVLADGDPGFFGVVRSLRAREHGLEVEVVPAVSAVATAFARAGMPWEDAQTVVAHPRTLRRAVNVCRAHHKVAVLTSPGAGPAELALLLEGVHRTFVICEELGTAREQVTVVTSEKAADHVWRDPNVVIVIGGGPEQRAEGTWIAGRHPAYPQGVRGWALPAGAYRGDGQNLAGESGEGESPGLRAAQLAHLGPRTGDLVWDIGSGSGALAVEAARFGAAVLAVDIDPDACARTATAARAFGVQLQVVQGRAPHVLERLPEPDVVRIGGGGVPVVTAVADRRPERIVTHASTRDEAEALGAALAENGYTAACSLLQSVELDTSAWSERERSVVFLLSALRSDLAP comes from the coding sequence ATGGCCGACCGGGTCACAGTGATCGGCTGGGACGGCTCACCACTGACCAGAGCGGCCACCGCCGCGCTCTCGGCCGCCACGCTCGTCGCCGGAGCCGCCCACCACCTCGCACTGCCCGAAGTACCGCAGGGCGCGGAACGGATCCGGCTCGGCTCGATCGACCTGGCCGCCCGGCGGATCGCCGGCCACCGCGGCAGCGCCGTGGTCCTCGCCGACGGCGACCCGGGATTCTTCGGAGTCGTGCGCAGTCTGCGCGCCCGCGAGCACGGCCTCGAAGTCGAAGTGGTGCCCGCCGTCTCCGCCGTCGCCACCGCCTTCGCCCGCGCCGGCATGCCGTGGGAGGACGCCCAGACCGTCGTCGCCCACCCCCGCACCCTGCGCCGCGCGGTGAACGTCTGCCGCGCCCACCACAAGGTCGCCGTCCTCACCTCGCCCGGCGCCGGACCCGCCGAACTCGCTCTGCTGCTCGAAGGTGTCCACCGCACGTTCGTCATCTGCGAGGAACTCGGCACCGCCCGCGAACAGGTCACCGTCGTCACCTCGGAGAAGGCCGCCGACCACGTCTGGCGCGACCCCAACGTCGTCATCGTCATCGGCGGCGGCCCCGAACAGCGGGCCGAGGGAACGTGGATCGCGGGCCGCCACCCCGCCTACCCCCAGGGCGTACGGGGCTGGGCGCTGCCCGCCGGTGCCTACCGGGGCGACGGCCAGAACCTCGCGGGGGAGAGCGGTGAGGGCGAGTCCCCGGGGCTGCGCGCCGCGCAACTCGCCCACCTCGGGCCCCGGACCGGCGACCTGGTCTGGGACATCGGCTCCGGCAGCGGCGCCCTGGCCGTGGAGGCGGCCCGGTTCGGCGCGGCGGTCCTGGCCGTGGACATCGACCCGGACGCCTGCGCCCGCACCGCGACGGCGGCACGGGCCTTCGGGGTCCAGCTCCAGGTGGTCCAGGGCCGCGCCCCGCACGTGCTGGAACGACTTCCCGAGCCCGATGTCGTACGGATCGGCGGCGGCGGGGTTCCCGTCGTCACCGCCGTCGCCGACCGCAGGCCCGAGCGGATCGTGACCCATGCCTCGACCCGGGACGAGGCCGAGGCGCTGGGCGCCGCCCTCGCCGAGAACGGATACACGGCCGCCTGCTCGCTCCTGCAGTCCGTCGAACTCGACACGTCCGCATGGTCGGAGCGCGAACGCTCGGTCGTCTTCCTGCTGTCCGCACTGCGGTCGGACCTCGCCCCCTGA
- the cobT gene encoding nicotinate-nucleotide--dimethylbenzimidazole phosphoribosyltransferase, which produces MSDTGQIPGEGLPENAGMVEQPGVPAPDAYTFLDPSEHASEDDDLLLMPSPQGAWSEPQAVPVPGQFPDGVAAQAPLPEQGAYQPPPVAQHQSRLPGDNPAQPQGPVQPQGPVQLQEQQFQAPVQVPAYAMQAPAEPLPQTGQGTHESGGRDSGAVDLRGVRIPSPVPVAAQAQVPVAQTQAPVRRPLHRGPASPEPGAAYGGTSGGVVRSLADRGPAGAPQAQSPAPAPSPARHAGPATAEPEYFEMTAEESAALPGPQLGEIPPQGGNQWAAQAPQQAAAPAVAEAEPATAGAPSAETVVPETAAAEPVPTVQPAEPAEPAAVVQPVEPAAVVAEEPAPVPVAAEIVAEPVVDAPSETAAAAVEVVVEAAPAEAAPVEAAPVDAAPADVAPAEAPPVEPVADGASLGRFVPVQGSLPTAPHLAPTPVVEQPVEPETVVEAAPEPQAIAMEPVAVEAAEVAETAEITEAVVPEPAAELETEPEAETGPEVIETPDLTGSTETATAQVPEAEQADGPAEPAVPQNAPEPVQPEPVRSRTVAEPVNGTPAVDAPEAPEAPEAAEVPEAEAEAEEAEEVLVTSPPAPGYDDAEREAVLRVMRERRDIRNGFRGDPIPHEVLLRVLEAAHTAPSVGHSQPWDFVVIRSAETRRSMHELAQRQRDAYAKSLPKARAKQFKELKIEAILDTPVNIVVTADPTRGGRHTLGRHTQPQMAPYSSALAVENLWLAARAEGLGVGWVSFFDEREMVRSLGLPEHLEVVAYLCVGYVDEFPEEPELMQAGWSKRRPLSWVVHEETYGRRALPGEEPHDLLQETISNIRPLDAKALGEAWERQKRMTKPAGALGMLEIISAQLSGLSRMCPPPIPEPAAVAIFAGDHGVHAQGVTAWPQEVTGQMVANFLGGGAVCNAFAAQVGAEVCVVDVGVASELPATPGLLPRKVRAGTADFTTGPALTRDEVLAAIEVGIETARDLVAAGNKGLLTGEMGIANTTASAALICVYTGMDAAEVTGRGTGINDEMHARKVDVVRRALDLHQPDPADPIGVLAAVGGLEHAAMAGFLLGGASLRTPVILDGVSAGAAALVARAIAPEALAACIAGHRSAEPGHVAALNKLGLRPLVDLDLRLGEGTGALLALPIVQSAARAMHEVATFDSAGVTEK; this is translated from the coding sequence ATGAGTGACACCGGCCAGATCCCGGGCGAGGGACTGCCGGAGAACGCAGGCATGGTGGAGCAGCCGGGCGTCCCCGCCCCGGATGCCTACACCTTCCTCGATCCCTCCGAGCACGCGTCCGAGGACGACGACCTTCTGCTGATGCCGAGCCCCCAGGGCGCCTGGAGCGAGCCTCAGGCCGTCCCGGTGCCCGGCCAGTTCCCGGACGGCGTGGCCGCGCAGGCCCCCCTGCCCGAGCAGGGCGCGTATCAGCCCCCGCCCGTCGCGCAGCACCAGTCCCGGCTGCCGGGCGACAACCCGGCGCAGCCCCAGGGCCCGGTACAGCCCCAGGGCCCGGTACAGCTCCAGGAGCAGCAGTTCCAGGCCCCGGTCCAGGTTCCGGCGTACGCCATGCAGGCGCCCGCCGAGCCGCTGCCGCAGACCGGCCAGGGGACCCATGAGTCCGGCGGCCGCGACTCGGGTGCCGTGGACCTCCGCGGCGTGCGCATCCCGTCGCCCGTCCCCGTGGCGGCGCAGGCCCAGGTGCCGGTGGCGCAGACCCAGGCGCCCGTGCGCCGGCCGCTGCACCGCGGCCCGGCCTCGCCCGAGCCGGGCGCGGCCTACGGCGGTACGTCGGGCGGCGTGGTCCGCTCGCTCGCCGACCGGGGCCCGGCGGGCGCGCCGCAGGCCCAGTCGCCCGCACCGGCACCCTCGCCCGCACGGCACGCGGGACCGGCCACCGCCGAACCCGAGTACTTCGAGATGACGGCCGAGGAATCGGCCGCGCTGCCGGGCCCGCAGCTCGGCGAGATCCCGCCGCAGGGCGGGAACCAGTGGGCGGCCCAGGCGCCGCAGCAGGCCGCCGCGCCGGCCGTGGCGGAAGCGGAACCGGCGACGGCGGGGGCGCCGTCGGCAGAAACGGTCGTTCCGGAGACGGCTGCCGCCGAACCCGTGCCGACGGTGCAGCCCGCAGAGCCTGCGGAGCCCGCAGCGGTCGTGCAGCCCGTCGAGCCCGCAGCGGTCGTGGCCGAGGAACCCGCCCCGGTACCGGTGGCGGCCGAGATCGTGGCGGAGCCTGTGGTGGACGCCCCGTCGGAGACGGCAGCGGCAGCGGTCGAGGTTGTTGTCGAGGCGGCGCCTGCTGAAGCGGCGCCGGTCGAGGCAGCACCCGTCGATGCGGCTCCGGCCGACGTGGCACCGGCCGAGGCGCCGCCGGTGGAGCCTGTGGCGGACGGCGCCTCCCTGGGCCGGTTCGTGCCGGTGCAGGGTTCGCTGCCGACCGCCCCGCACCTGGCCCCGACGCCCGTCGTCGAGCAGCCGGTGGAGCCCGAGACGGTCGTGGAGGCCGCGCCCGAGCCCCAGGCGATCGCCATGGAGCCCGTGGCGGTCGAGGCGGCAGAGGTCGCCGAGACGGCAGAGATCACTGAGGCGGTCGTCCCGGAACCCGCAGCCGAGCTGGAAACAGAGCCGGAGGCCGAGACGGGCCCCGAGGTCATCGAGACCCCGGACCTGACGGGCAGCACCGAAACCGCCACGGCACAGGTGCCGGAGGCCGAACAGGCCGACGGACCGGCTGAACCGGCCGTGCCGCAGAACGCCCCGGAGCCCGTGCAGCCGGAGCCCGTCCGGTCGCGGACCGTGGCGGAGCCCGTGAACGGCACCCCGGCCGTGGACGCCCCCGAAGCGCCTGAAGCACCCGAAGCGGCCGAAGTTCCGGAGGCCGAGGCCGAGGCCGAGGAGGCCGAGGAGGTGCTCGTCACCTCGCCGCCGGCCCCCGGCTACGACGACGCCGAGCGCGAGGCCGTACTGCGGGTCATGCGGGAACGCCGCGACATCCGCAACGGCTTCCGCGGCGACCCGATCCCGCACGAGGTCCTGCTGCGCGTCCTGGAAGCGGCGCACACCGCGCCCAGCGTCGGGCACTCGCAGCCCTGGGACTTCGTCGTCATCCGTTCCGCGGAGACCCGCCGTTCCATGCACGAACTGGCGCAGCGCCAGCGCGACGCCTACGCCAAGTCGCTTCCCAAGGCGCGGGCCAAGCAGTTCAAGGAACTGAAGATCGAGGCGATCCTCGACACCCCGGTCAACATCGTCGTCACCGCCGACCCGACCCGCGGCGGCCGCCACACCCTGGGCCGGCACACCCAGCCGCAGATGGCCCCGTACTCCTCGGCGCTCGCCGTCGAGAACCTGTGGCTCGCCGCCCGCGCCGAGGGGCTCGGCGTCGGCTGGGTCAGCTTCTTCGACGAGCGCGAGATGGTCCGTTCCCTCGGCCTGCCCGAGCACCTCGAAGTCGTCGCGTACCTCTGTGTCGGTTACGTGGACGAGTTCCCGGAGGAGCCCGAGCTGATGCAGGCGGGCTGGTCCAAGCGCCGCCCGCTGTCGTGGGTCGTGCACGAGGAGACGTACGGCCGCCGCGCCCTGCCCGGCGAGGAGCCGCACGACCTGCTCCAGGAGACCATCTCCAACATCCGGCCACTGGACGCCAAGGCGCTCGGCGAGGCGTGGGAGCGCCAGAAGCGGATGACCAAGCCGGCCGGTGCGCTCGGCATGCTGGAGATCATCTCGGCGCAGCTGTCCGGGCTCTCCCGGATGTGTCCGCCGCCGATCCCGGAGCCCGCGGCCGTCGCGATCTTCGCGGGCGACCACGGGGTGCACGCCCAGGGCGTCACGGCCTGGCCCCAGGAGGTGACCGGCCAGATGGTGGCCAACTTCCTCGGCGGCGGCGCGGTCTGCAACGCCTTCGCGGCCCAGGTCGGCGCCGAGGTGTGTGTGGTCGACGTCGGGGTGGCCTCGGAGCTGCCCGCGACGCCCGGTCTGCTGCCCCGCAAGGTGCGCGCCGGGACTGCCGACTTCACGACCGGCCCCGCACTCACCCGTGACGAGGTCCTCGCGGCGATCGAGGTCGGTATCGAGACCGCCCGCGATCTGGTCGCGGCGGGCAACAAGGGCCTGCTCACCGGTGAGATGGGCATCGCCAACACGACGGCGTCGGCCGCCCTGATCTGCGTGTACACCGGGATGGACGCGGCAGAGGTGACCGGTCGCGGTACCGGCATCAACGACGAGATGCACGCCCGCAAGGTCGACGTGGTCCGCCGTGCGCTCGACCTGCACCAGCCGGACCCGGCCGATCCGATCGGCGTGCTCGCGGCCGTCGGCGGCCTGGAGCACGCCGCGATGGCCGGGTTCCTCCTCGGCGGGGCCTCGCTCCGTACGCCGGTCATCCTCGACGGCGTCAGCGCGGGCGCCGCGGCCCTGGTGGCACGCGCCATCGCGCCGGAAGCCCTGGCGGCCTGCATCGCCGGCCACCGCAGCGCCGAGCCCGGCCATGTCGCCGCGCTCAACAAGCTGGGCCTGCGACCGCTGGTCGACCTGGACCTCCGCCTGGGCGAGGGCACGGGCGCGCTGCTGGCGCTGCCGATCGTGCAGAGCGCGGCCCGCGCGATGCACGAGGTGGCGACGTTCGACTCGGCGGGCGTCACGGAGAAGTAG
- the cobA gene encoding uroporphyrinogen-III C-methyltransferase, with amino-acid sequence MAEHAVHPAYPVGLRLNGRRVVVVGGGQVAQRRLPALIAAGGDIVLVSPSATPSVEAMADAGEIRWERRVYADGDLADTWYALIASDDTAANDAASAEAERTRTWCVRSDNADAATAWTPATGRSEGVTVAVLTTDGQGRDPRHSAAVRDAIVEGLRDGTLAAPHHRTRTPGVALVGGGPGDPDLITVRGRRLLAEADVVIADRLGPRDLLDELPPHVEVIDAAKIPYGRYMAQEAINNALIEHAKAGKAVVRLKGGDPFVFGRGMEEAQALAAEGISCTVVPGISSSISVPGAAGIPVTHRGVAHEFTVVSGHVAPDDERSLVDWAAVARLRGTLVLLMAVDKIGAIARALMAHGKSPETPVALVQEGTTAAQRRVDATLATVAERAVAEQVRPPAVIIIGDVVAVGPAAAAPSPE; translated from the coding sequence ATGGCCGAGCACGCCGTTCACCCCGCGTACCCCGTCGGACTGCGCCTGAACGGGCGCCGTGTAGTCGTCGTCGGCGGCGGCCAGGTCGCGCAGCGCCGCCTCCCCGCCCTCATAGCGGCCGGCGGGGACATCGTCCTCGTGTCGCCGTCCGCCACCCCCTCCGTCGAGGCGATGGCGGATGCGGGCGAGATCCGCTGGGAGCGCCGGGTGTACGCCGACGGCGACCTGGCGGACACCTGGTACGCGCTCATCGCGTCCGACGACACCGCGGCCAACGACGCCGCCTCCGCCGAGGCCGAGCGCACCCGCACCTGGTGCGTCCGCAGCGACAACGCGGACGCCGCCACCGCCTGGACCCCCGCCACCGGCCGCAGCGAGGGTGTCACCGTCGCCGTGCTCACCACCGACGGGCAGGGCCGCGACCCGCGCCACTCCGCCGCCGTGCGCGACGCCATCGTCGAGGGCCTGCGCGACGGCACCCTCGCCGCACCCCACCACCGCACCCGGACCCCCGGCGTCGCCCTGGTCGGCGGCGGCCCCGGCGACCCCGACCTGATCACTGTCCGCGGCCGCCGCCTCCTCGCCGAGGCCGACGTCGTCATCGCGGACCGGCTCGGCCCGCGCGACCTGCTGGACGAACTCCCTCCGCACGTCGAGGTGATCGACGCCGCCAAGATCCCGTACGGCCGCTACATGGCGCAGGAGGCGATCAACAACGCGCTGATCGAGCACGCCAAGGCGGGCAAGGCCGTCGTCCGGCTCAAGGGCGGCGACCCGTTCGTCTTCGGGCGCGGTATGGAAGAGGCACAGGCGCTCGCCGCCGAGGGCATCTCCTGCACCGTCGTCCCCGGCATCTCCAGCTCGATCTCGGTGCCGGGCGCGGCCGGTATCCCGGTGACCCACCGCGGGGTCGCCCACGAGTTCACCGTGGTCAGCGGCCATGTCGCCCCCGACGACGAGCGTTCGCTGGTCGACTGGGCGGCCGTCGCCCGGCTTCGCGGCACCCTGGTCCTCCTGATGGCCGTCGACAAGATCGGCGCCATCGCCCGTGCGCTCATGGCCCACGGCAAGTCCCCCGAGACCCCGGTCGCGCTGGTCCAGGAAGGGACCACGGCCGCCCAGCGCCGCGTCGACGCGACACTCGCGACCGTCGCCGAGCGGGCCGTGGCGGAGCAAGTGCGCCCGCCGGCCGTCATCATCATCGGTGACGTCGTCGCGGTCGGCCCTGCCGCCGCGGCACCCTCCCCTGAGTAA
- a CDS encoding TrmH family RNA methyltransferase — translation MADLITVDDPDDPRLRDYTGLTDVELRRRREPAEGLFIAEGEKVIRRARQAGYEMRSMLLSAKWIDLMRDVIDEVPAPVYAVTPELAERVTGYHVHRGALASMQRKPLPAADELLRTTRRVVVMEAVNDHTNIGAIFRSAAALGMDAVLLSPDCADPLYRRSVKVSMGAVFSVPYARLDTWPKALETVREAGFKLLALTPDEKASSIEEAAPHRMDQVALMLGAEGDGLSTQALVAADEWVRIPMAHGVDSLNVGAAAAVAFYAVATGRPES, via the coding sequence GTGGCTGATCTCATCACCGTCGATGACCCCGACGACCCCCGACTGCGCGACTACACAGGCCTGACCGACGTCGAGCTGCGGCGCAGGCGCGAGCCCGCCGAGGGCCTCTTCATCGCCGAGGGCGAGAAGGTGATCAGACGCGCCAGGCAGGCCGGGTACGAGATGCGGTCCATGCTGCTGTCGGCGAAGTGGATCGATCTGATGCGCGACGTCATCGACGAGGTCCCGGCCCCCGTGTACGCGGTCACCCCGGAGCTCGCCGAGCGTGTCACCGGCTACCACGTGCACCGCGGCGCCCTCGCCTCCATGCAGCGCAAACCGCTGCCGGCCGCCGACGAACTGCTGCGCACCACCCGCCGCGTGGTCGTCATGGAGGCCGTCAACGACCACACGAACATCGGGGCGATCTTCCGCAGCGCCGCCGCCCTCGGCATGGACGCCGTCCTGCTCTCCCCGGACTGCGCCGACCCGCTGTACCGGCGCTCCGTCAAGGTCTCGATGGGCGCGGTCTTCTCCGTCCCTTACGCCCGGCTCGACACCTGGCCCAAGGCTCTGGAGACCGTCCGGGAGGCGGGCTTCAAGCTGCTCGCCCTGACGCCCGACGAGAAGGCCAGCAGCATCGAGGAGGCGGCGCCGCACCGGATGGATCAGGTGGCGCTGATGCTCGGGGCCGAGGGAGACGGGCTGTCCACCCAGGCCCTCGTCGCCGCCGACGAATGGGTGCGTATCCCGATGGCCCACGGCGTCGACTCGCTGAACGTGGGCGCGGCGGCCGCGGTCGCCTTCTACGCGGTCGCCACAGGCCGCCCGGAGAGCTGA
- a CDS encoding serine/threonine protein kinase, with the protein MAMMRLRREDPRVVGSFRLHRRLGAGGMGVVYLGSDRRGQRVALKVIRPDLAEDQEFRSRFAREVSAARRIRGGCTARLVAADLEAERPWFATQYVPGPSLHDKVAEEGPLSAAEVASIGAALSEGLVAVHEAGVVHRDLKPSNILLSPKGPRIIDFGIAWATGASTLTHVGTAVGSPGFLAPEQVRGAAVTPATDVFSLGATLAYAAMADSPFGHGSSEVMLYRVVHEEPQLYDVHDALAPLVSACLAKDPEERPSTLQLSMRLKEIAAREAQGLHESRPPAQRSAQEADRPTGRLNGPYTEQHTRRAPGPAPMSRPQSRQTARPRPASPRTGGSRPDRQPRSTTGSGRRQQGANGTNGRPGTRPGARTTSTGRRPANPRLLRQRLVVFVVVTLLVALGIAAAQGCQGPARGLGAGQSQSPGQSQSGQ; encoded by the coding sequence ATGGCGATGATGCGGCTCCGGCGCGAGGACCCGCGTGTCGTCGGTTCGTTCAGGCTGCACCGGCGGCTCGGAGCGGGCGGCATGGGTGTCGTCTACCTCGGTTCGGACCGGCGCGGCCAGCGGGTGGCGCTGAAGGTGATCCGCCCCGATCTGGCGGAGGACCAGGAGTTCCGTTCGCGGTTCGCCCGCGAGGTGTCCGCCGCCCGGCGGATCCGCGGCGGCTGCACGGCCCGGCTGGTGGCCGCCGATCTGGAGGCGGAGCGCCCGTGGTTCGCCACGCAGTACGTCCCGGGGCCCTCGCTGCACGACAAGGTGGCCGAGGAGGGTCCGCTGTCGGCCGCCGAGGTGGCCTCGATCGGGGCGGCGCTCTCCGAGGGTCTGGTGGCGGTGCACGAGGCGGGCGTGGTCCATCGCGACCTGAAGCCGTCGAACATCCTCCTCTCCCCCAAGGGCCCGCGGATCATCGACTTCGGGATCGCCTGGGCGACCGGGGCGTCCACCCTCACGCACGTCGGTACGGCGGTGGGTTCGCCGGGGTTCCTCGCGCCCGAGCAGGTGCGGGGTGCGGCGGTGACACCCGCGACGGACGTCTTCTCGCTCGGTGCCACGCTGGCGTACGCGGCGATGGCCGATTCACCCTTCGGGCACGGCAGTTCCGAGGTAATGCTCTACCGCGTGGTGCACGAGGAGCCGCAGTTGTACGACGTGCACGACGCACTCGCTCCGCTGGTGAGCGCCTGTCTGGCGAAGGACCCGGAGGAACGGCCGAGCACGCTCCAACTCTCCATGCGGCTCAAGGAGATCGCCGCGCGGGAGGCGCAGGGGCTGCACGAGAGCCGGCCACCGGCCCAGCGCTCCGCGCAGGAGGCGGACCGGCCGACGGGCCGCCTCAACGGCCCGTACACCGAGCAGCACACCCGCCGTGCGCCCGGTCCCGCCCCGATGTCGCGCCCGCAGAGCCGACAGACGGCGCGACCACGCCCGGCGTCGCCCCGCACCGGGGGTTCACGCCCGGACCGGCAGCCGCGCAGCACGACGGGTTCCGGTAGGCGGCAGCAGGGTGCGAACGGGACGAACGGCAGGCCGGGCACCCGGCCCGGCGCCCGTACGACCTCGACCGGACGGCGTCCCGCCAACCCCCGGCTGCTGCGGCAGCGGCTCGTCGTCTTCGTCGTGGTGACGCTGCTGGTGGCGCTGGGCATCGCGGCGGCCCAGGGCTGCCAGGGACCGGCGCGCGGCCTCGGCGCGGGCCAGAGTCAGAGCCCGGGCCAGAGCCAGAGCGGGCAGTAG